The Streptomyces sp. NBC_00597 DNA segment CGGGATTCGGCCGTCTGCGGGCGGGCGCCGAGCGGCTCGGGAGTCTCTCCGGCATCACGAAACGGCTTCTACCGCCCCTGTTTCGTCACCCCGTGTGACCCGGTACGACCGGTGGGTTTCAAGGGGCTGGCGGTGCCGGTGATTTTGCCCATTGAACCCTGCAAAAGCGGCTCTTTTGGCGTCTTGTGAAGTGGCTTGACCGCCACGTAAGCGGGGCATAAGTTCTGCCCCGGCTTGCTCCAGCAGGACGGGCCGACGAACCGTCCTCTGGGGGGACACATGCACTACTACACCGACGTCCTGAAGAAGTACGCCGACTTCTCCGGCCGCGCGCGCCGCCAGGAGTTCTGGATGTTCTTCCTGTGCAACTTCGCTGTTGCGATCGTCGTCGCGATCATCGACTCCGTCATCGGCGCGAACATGATCATCTACGGCCTCTACTTCCTGGCGATCATCGTGCCGTGCATCGCCCTCACCGTCCGTCGGCTGCACGACATCGGCAAGTCCGGCTGGTGGTACTTCATCGGCCTCGTCCCGCTGATCGGCGGCATCTGGCTCATCGTCCTCCTGGCGACCGAGGGTCAGGCGCAGCCGAACGAGTACGGCATGAACCCGAAGGCCGTCCACGCCTGAGCAGGTCAGTACGCCTGAATGCCTGAGCGCCGCCACCGGCTGGAAACAGCCGGTGGCGGCGCTCTCGCCGTTCTGCGGGCCGTGCGGGGTCGTCCGGCGCCGGAGGTGACGCGCGTCTCCCCGGGACTCGGGCAGGGGGCTGTCCAGACCGGCCCGATCACGAGATATCTTGATGTCGAGCAATGTTGCAGACGAGAGACGCAGACTGTGGAGCGGAGCATCCGGTGACTGACTCGACCATCATCTACACGCACACTGACGAGGCCCCGGCCCTCGCGACGTATTCCTTCCTGCCTGTGATCCAGGCCTACGCGTCGACGGCCGGTGTGAATGTCGAGACCCGTGACATCTCCCTGGCCGGTCGGATCATCGCCAGCTTCCCCGAGCACCTTGAGGAGGGCCAGCGGATCGCCGATGCCCTCGCCGAGCTCGGCGAGCTGGCGAAGACGCCGGAAGCGAACATCATCAAGCTGCCCAACATCTCGGCTTCGATCCCGCAGCTGAAGGCCGCGGTCGCCGAGCTCCAGGGCCAGGGCTACGCGCTCCCGGACTACCCGGACGACCCGAAGACCGACGAGGAGCGCGAGATCCGCTCCCGCTACGACAAGATCAAGGGCAGCGCCGTCAACCCGGTCCTGCGTGAGGGCAACTCCGACCGCCGCGCCCCCGCCTCGGTCAAGAACTACGCCAAGGCCCACCCGCACCGCATGGGCGCCTGGACCACCGAGTCGAAGACGAACGTCACCACCATGGGCGAGAACGACTTCCGCTCGACCGAGAAGTCCGCCGTGATCGCCGAGGCCGGCACGCTCCGCATCGAGCACGTCGCCGCCGACGGCGCCACCACCGTCCTGCGTGACTCCGTACCGGTCCTCGCCGGCGAGGTCGTGGACGCCTCCGTCCTGCACGTCGACGCGCTGCGCACCTTCCTGAACGACCAGATCGAGCGTGCCAAGGCCGAGGGCGTCCTGTTCTCCGTGCACCTCAAGGCCACGATGATGAAGGTCTCCGACCCGATCATCTTCGGCCACGTGGTCCGCGCCTTCTTCCCGAAGACCTTCGCCCGCTACGGCGAGACCCTGGCCGCCGCCGGCCTGTCCCCGAACGACGGCCTCGGCACCATCCTGAACGGCCTGGGCGCGCTGCCCGACGCCGACGCGATCAAGGCCTCCTTCGATGCCGAGATCGCCGAGGGCCCGGCCCTCGCGATGGTCGACTCGGACAAGGGCATCACCAACCTCCACGTCCCGTCCGACGTCATCGTCGACGCCTCCATGCCGGCCATGATCCGCACCTCCGGCCACATGTGGGGCCCGGACGGCAACGAGGCCGACACCCTCGCGGTCCTCCCGGACAGCAGCTACGCGGGCGTCTACCAGGTCGTCATCGACGACTGCCGCACGCACGGCGCCTTCGACCCGTCCACCATGGGCTCGGTGCCGAACGTCGGCCTCATGGCCCAGAAGGCCGAGGAGTACGGCAGCCACGACAAGACCTTCGAGCTCGCCGCCGCGGGCACCGTCCGCGTCGTCGACGCCGCGGGCAACACCGTCCTGGAGCAGCAGGTCGCCAAGGGCGACATCTTCCGCGCCTGCCAGACCAAGGACGCGCCGATCCAGGACTGGGTCAAGCTCGCCGTCACCCGCGCCCGCGCCACCGGCGTCCCGGCCGTCTTCTGGCTCGACGAGAACCGCGCCCACGACGCGCAGCTGATCGCCAAGGTCAAGACGTACCTGGCCGACCACGACACCGACGGCCTCACCATCGAGATCCTGTCCCCGGTCAAGGCCACCGCGTACTCCCTGGAGCGCATCCGCCGCGGCGAGGACACCATCTCGGTGACCGGCAACGTGCTGCGCGACTACCTGACCGACCTCTTCCCGATCCTGGAGCTGGGCACCAGCGCCAAGATGCTGTCGGTCGTCCCGCTGATGAACGGCGGCGGCCTCTTCGAGACCGGCGCCGGCGGCTCCGCCCCGAAGCACGTCCAGCAGCTGGTCAAGGAGGACTACCTGCGCTGGGACTCCCTCGGTGAGTTCCTCGCGCTGGCCGTCTCCTTCGAGCACCTCGCGACCACCACCGGCAACGCCCGCGCCCAGGTGCTGGCCGACACCCTGGACCGCGCGACCGGCACCTTCCTCAACGAGGACAAGTCGCCGAGCCGCAAGCTGGGCGGCATCGACAACCGCGGCAGCCACTTCTACCTCGCCCTGTACTGGGCCCAGGAGCTGGCCGAGCAGACCGACGACGCCGCGCTGGCCGCCGCGTTCGAGGCGCTCGCCAAGACGCTGGGCGAGCAGGAGGAGACCATCGTCGGCGAGCTCATCGCCGTCCAGGGCAACCCGGCCGACATCGGCGGGTACTACCAGCCCGACGCAGCCAAGGCCGCGGCGATCATGCGGCCGTCCGCGACCTTCAACCAGGCCATCGCGACCCTCGCGTAAGGCCCGCAGT contains these protein-coding regions:
- a CDS encoding DUF805 domain-containing protein — translated: MHYYTDVLKKYADFSGRARRQEFWMFFLCNFAVAIVVAIIDSVIGANMIIYGLYFLAIIVPCIALTVRRLHDIGKSGWWYFIGLVPLIGGIWLIVLLATEGQAQPNEYGMNPKAVHA
- a CDS encoding NADP-dependent isocitrate dehydrogenase, yielding MTDSTIIYTHTDEAPALATYSFLPVIQAYASTAGVNVETRDISLAGRIIASFPEHLEEGQRIADALAELGELAKTPEANIIKLPNISASIPQLKAAVAELQGQGYALPDYPDDPKTDEEREIRSRYDKIKGSAVNPVLREGNSDRRAPASVKNYAKAHPHRMGAWTTESKTNVTTMGENDFRSTEKSAVIAEAGTLRIEHVAADGATTVLRDSVPVLAGEVVDASVLHVDALRTFLNDQIERAKAEGVLFSVHLKATMMKVSDPIIFGHVVRAFFPKTFARYGETLAAAGLSPNDGLGTILNGLGALPDADAIKASFDAEIAEGPALAMVDSDKGITNLHVPSDVIVDASMPAMIRTSGHMWGPDGNEADTLAVLPDSSYAGVYQVVIDDCRTHGAFDPSTMGSVPNVGLMAQKAEEYGSHDKTFELAAAGTVRVVDAAGNTVLEQQVAKGDIFRACQTKDAPIQDWVKLAVTRARATGVPAVFWLDENRAHDAQLIAKVKTYLADHDTDGLTIEILSPVKATAYSLERIRRGEDTISVTGNVLRDYLTDLFPILELGTSAKMLSVVPLMNGGGLFETGAGGSAPKHVQQLVKEDYLRWDSLGEFLALAVSFEHLATTTGNARAQVLADTLDRATGTFLNEDKSPSRKLGGIDNRGSHFYLALYWAQELAEQTDDAALAAAFEALAKTLGEQEETIVGELIAVQGNPADIGGYYQPDAAKAAAIMRPSATFNQAIATLA